A stretch of Cicer arietinum cultivar CDC Frontier isolate Library 1 chromosome 5, Cicar.CDCFrontier_v2.0, whole genome shotgun sequence DNA encodes these proteins:
- the LOC113786668 gene encoding uncharacterized mitochondrial protein AtMg00820-like, with protein MQPRAKNGIVKPKLHPTLFLTHLESATIQQVLAAPQWLVAIKIEYATHFQNNTWSLVPPPPSGKPIGCNWVFRMKENPDGSIDKYKARLVAKGFHQQAGSDFITTFTPVVKPVTVHTVLTIAMPNNWHIHHIDVNNAFLNGVLE; from the coding sequence ATGCAACCAAGAGCTAAAAATGGAATTGTTAAGCCCAAACTGCATCCCACTCTATTTCTCACACACCTGGAATCTGCCACTATTCAGCAGGTGCTTGCTGCCCCACAGTGGCTGGTAGCAATAAAAATTGAGTATGCTACACATTTTCAAAACAATACTTGGTCCCTAGTCCCTCCACCACCTAGTGGTAAACCTATAGGGTGTAATTGGGTGTTTAGAATGAAAGAGAACCCTGATGGATCAATTGATAAGTATAAGGCACGCCTTGTGGCAAAAGGATTTCATCAACAGGCTGGTTCCGACTTCATTACAACATTCACTCCAGTGGTCAAACCGGTCACGGTGCACACTGTGCTAACTATTGCAATGCCCAACAATTGGCATATTCATCATATTGATGTCAAcaatgcctttttaaatggtgtttTAGAATAA